The genomic interval GAAGGGCGCGTCGGTCCTGAAGCAGCTCGTGGCGACCATCGGGCAGGAGACGTTCCTGGCCGCGCTGCGCCGTTATTTCGCCCGCCACGCCTGGGGCACCGCCACGCTCGGCGACCTGCTGGCCGCCCTCACCGACGAGACCGGCCGCGACATGAGCGGCTGGTCGGCGCAGTGGCTGGAGACCACGGGCCCCAACACCCTGCGGGCCGACTTCACCCTCGACGAGTCCGGCGCCTTCTCCAGTTTCGCGATCGTGCAGAGCGCCCCCGAGGGGCACCCGACGCTGCGCTCGCACCGGATCGCGATCGGGCTGTACGACGACCAGGCCGGGGAGATCGTGCGCCGCCGGCGGGTGGAGCTCGACGTGCAGGGCCCGCGGACGCAGGTGCCGGCATTGCTGGGTCAGGCCCGCGGTGATCTGGTGCTGGTGAACGACGACGACCTGACCTACGCCAAGGTACGTCTCGACGAGACGTCACTGAACACCGTGCTCAGCTCGATCGGGCGCATCAGCGACCCGCTGGCGCAGGCCGTCAGCTGGACCGTCATCTGGGACCTGGTGCGCGACGCCGAGCTGTCGCCCGCCCGGTACGCCGAGGTGGTCATGGCCGGCGTGGGCTCGGTGAGTAACGCTTCGGTGCGGCGCACGCTGCTGGCCCAGGCGGTGTTCGCGGTGAAGGCCTACGTGCCCACCGCGCAGCGCCCGGCGGCGCTGACCGAGCTGGCCGACGGTCTGCTCGGACATGCCGTGGCGGCCGAGCCCGGTTCGCACGAGCAGCTGGCCCTGGTGCGGGCGTTCGTGGCGGCCGCGTCGTCGGGCGGGCAACTGTCGGTCCTGGAGGAACTGCTGTCGGACGAGGGGACGGGTCTGCTGGTCGGCGTGGTCGTGGACGCGGACCTGCGCTGGAGCTTGCTGCTGCGCCTGGTCGCGACCGGGCGGGCGGGGCAGGAGCGCATCGATGCCGAGCTGGCGGCCGACCCGACGGACAAGGGCCGTCAGCAGGCCGCGGCGTGCTCGGCGGCCATTCCCTCCGTGGAGGCGAAAACCGCTGCCTGGCAGGAGTTCGTGGCCGGTGAGCAGCCGCTGAACACGCTCCGGTGGGCGCTGGACGGGTTCTTCACGGCTGAGCACACGGACCTGGTCGAGGGGTGGGCGCAGGCCTACTTCGACGTGCTCACGCAGGTGGCCGACGTCTGGCCCAGCGAGCGCGTGCAGACCTTCGCCCGGGGTGCGTATCCGCCCGCCCGCTCGCAGGCCGACCTGCCCGCGCTGACCGAGCAGTACCTGGCGCAGGCCCAGCCGCCGGCCTGGCTGCGCCGTCTGGTGCTGGAGGGGCGCGATGAGGTGGTGCGGGCGCGATTGATCCTGGCGGGATAGGCGCTTCGGCCGACGGCGCTGGAGTCGCCCGTCGCTGCCTGTCGTGGGGCGCTGCCTGTCGTGGGGCGCTGCCTGTCGTGGGGCGCTGCCTGTCGTGGGGCGCTGCCTGTCGTGGGGCGCTGTGCGCCCGCGCATCGCCGCGTCTCGACGGTCACTGCGGGCCCACGGTGACGGGGATGTCCCCAGCTCGTTGTTGGTGTCAGGTGCGGACCCGGGTGCCGTGCGTTGTGTACACCTGGTACATCCGGTACCGGATGTACCAGGTGTACACAACGCAGCCGGTCCACTCCGGACCGTTGTCCACAGGGTCTGGGAGAGTCGGCGCCCATAGGTGGTGATAACAGGCTTTCGCTTTGGTGATCAGTGACCCGTAACCCGGCTTCGCGCCGTGGGTAGTCGGCAACGGCCTGTCGGCCTGTCGGCCTGTCGGGCGAGACCGGTGTGGCTCCGGGCGAGACCGAGGTGACAACGGCGTCCTCAGTCAGGTGTGTTCGGGGCCTGGCCGGGACGGTGCGCACACCGTTACCTTGGCGTCGCAACGTGTCATGCCGGTAGGTCACTGTCGACCGATGGGGGAAACCCGTATGTCCGCACGCTCGTCGTCCCTGACCGCCATCGCCGTGTTCGCGGCGATCGGCCTGCCCCTGGGCGGGATCGCGGCCCTGCAGCATTCCGACACCACGCCCCCGCTGGCCGGTCCTGGCCGCACCGACGTGATGGCCAACCTCTTCGAGTGGAACTGGGCCTCGGTGGCCTCGGAGTGCACCGATGTTCTGGGCCCGGCCGGGTATGCCGGGGTGCAGGTGTCCCAGCCGGCCGACTCACTCAGGCGCACCGAGCTGGGCAACGGCAGCGACACCGTGCTGCACCCGTGGTGGGAGATCTACCAGCCGGTCTCGTACGGGCTGACGAGCCGGATGGGTACCGAGGCGCAGTTCCGGGCGATGGTGAAGACCTGCCGCCAGGCCGGGGTGAAGGTCTACGTCGACGCCGTGGTCAATCACATGACCGGGCAGGGGTCGGTGTCTTACGGCGGCACGACATACAGCCACTTCGCCTACCCCGGACTGTACGACGCCTCGGACTTCCATCAGAAGGGCACCGACTGTCCCTCGTCCACCGGGGGGATCGAGGACTTCAACCATCTCCAGCAGGTGCGCACGTGTGAGCTGGTGGGTCTGGCCGACCTGCGCACCGACAAGCCGAAGGTCCAGAACGAGCTCGCCGCCTATCTGAACCGGCTCATCGGCTACGGGGTCTCGGGATTTCGGGTGGATGCCGCCAAGCACGTCGGTCAGGACGACATGATCGCGTTGCAGAAGAAGCTGAACCGCACGCTGGACGGCGACAAGCCGTACGTGGCGCTGGAAGTCTTCGGCGGGGGACCGGGAACCCTGTCACCGGAGGCCTTCACCGGGGCCGGGGCGGTGCTCGGGCTGGATGCGGACATCCAGCTGAAGAACGCCTTCAAGAGCTACCCGGCCGACGCCACCGGCAGCCTGGCCACGCTGCGGGACTTCGGTGCGGGACTGCCCCCCTCGGGCAAGACCCTGAGCTTCGTGCAGAACCACGACACCGAGCGCAACGGTGACTCCCTGAACTACAAGGACGGCGCGACGAACCTGCTGGCCCAGCAGTTCCTGCTCGCCTACGGCTACGGAACGCCGCAGGTCTACAGCAGTTTCGCCTGGTCGACCGCGGACGCCTCGCCGCCCTCGTCCGCGGACGGCCTCATCACCGACACCGACTGCACCTCGCAGGCGTGGGTCTGCGTGCACGCCGAGAAAGCCGTGACCGGGCTGGTCTCCTTCCACAACCACGTCGGCCGGGCACCGGTGACCAACTGGTGGGACAACGGCGGCAACGTGATCGCCTTCAGCCGGGGCAAGGCCGGCTGGGTCGCCCTCAACAATGACAAGGCGCCCCACACCGAGACGTTCGGCACCGGCCTGGCGGCCGGCACCTACTGCGACGTCACCCGCGGATCGGTCACCAAGGGTCGCTGTTCGGGCCCGACGGTCACCGTGGACGCACGGGGCCAGGCACGGGTCACGGTCCCGGCGAAGGGGGCGGTCGCCTTCACGAAGGCAGATCGGGTGTAGCCGCTGGCGGCACGTCGAGTGCCGCCAGTTGCCGGTCGAGGTGGGCTGCGTAGGCCTTGATGCCCACCTCGACGTCGGAAGGGCTGCGGAAGATGTCGTACAGCCCGTAGCTCTCGAGCACGGTGTAACCGACGAAGGCGTAGCTGGTGGTGACGCCGAGCAGCAGGTCGTCCACGCTCTTACCCCCGAGCAGCACACTGTCGGCGTTGCTGAACGTGGCCGCGGGAGCGTTCCAGGTGGAGGAGACGAAGAAGCCCCGGCCGTGCAGGTGGCCTCCCGTGCCGTACTGCCGGGTCGGGTCGGAGCGGGTGCGCCCGTCGGTCTCGAGGAACTTCTTGCTGTGGAGACCGGCGTTGAAGACCTCATCGACGTAGCGCTTGTAGATCCACGGGGCGCCGAACCAGTTGACGGGGGTCTGCAGGATCACCAGCTGGGCGTCCAGGTGCCGCTGCACCTCGATCTGGGGATCGTAGGAGTCCTCGATCCGGGTCTCGGTGACCTCGTGCCCGAGGTCGAGGAGGTGTGTTCTCGCGGCCTCGACCATGGTCCGGGTGAGGGCGCCCTCCGACCAGTTCGGGTAGGTCAGGTGGGCGTTGACGATGTGTACTCGCACGGTCTGGGTGCTCCTGGAGTTCTACGGAGAATGCTGTCGCCGTTCACTCTTCGCGATCACCGCTGACCGAGGCAGTCCCCGGCTACAGGGTTCATGCTGGTGACCCCCTCGATCGCCGGGGCGGCCGTAGATTGGCGGGTATGGACGGTCCGAACGAGATCCGCGAGTTCCTGATCTCGCGCCGTAACCGGCTCACCCCGGCGCAGGCCGGGCTGCCGGACTTCGGTGGGCGCCGCCGCGTGGTCGGTCTGCGTCGTGAGGAGGTCGCGCTGCTGGCCGGGATGAGCGTGGAGTACTACGTGCGTCTGGAGCGGGGCAACGCGAGCGGGGTGTCCGAGTCGATCCTGGAGGGCATCAGCCGGGCACTGCAGCTCGACGACGCCGAGCGCGATCATCTCTACGACCTGGTCCGGTACGCGAACCGTGGCGCCCGTCCCCGGAACCGGCGCGATGCCGGTCGCCTCGAGCAGGTCCGGCCGGTGGTGCAGCAGATCCTCGACCAGATGCGTGACGTGCCGGCGCTCGTGCAGAACGGCCGCCTCGACGTCCTGGCCGTCAACGACCTGGCGGCCGCCGTGTACGCACCCCTGTACGAGCAGCCGCAGCGCCCGGCGAACTTCGGCCGGTTCATCTTCCTCGACCCCCGGGCGCAGGAGTTCCACCGCAACTGGGACGAGGCAGCGGCCCAGACGGTCGCCCTGCTGCGTGCCGAGGCCGGGAGGGTCCCCCACGACCGGCGCCTCACCGCCCTCGTCGGGGAACTCTCCACCCGCAGCGATCACTTCCGGCACCTGTGGGCCGCGCACGACGTGCGCGAGCACCGCGCCAGTGTGAACCGCTTTCACCACCCCGTCGTCGGCGATCTGGAACTCGTCTGCGAGGGAATGGAACTCACCAACAACCGCGGACTCATCCTGATCGCCTATGCGGCCCTCGACCAGCCCTCGCAGGACGCTCTGCGCCTGCTCGGGAGCTGGTCGGCCGTGACCTCGGGCGAAGCGGCCGACCAGCTCTGACTAACCGTTCGACCGGGTGCTGGAGCTCTGGTAGTCGGTGTAGGTGTAGGGGTTGTCGAGGATCTTCGTCTCCGGCACGTCCGGGTTCATACCCTGCTGCCAGGCCTCCTCGCCGATGGAGGCGCGCAGGTGCTCCACGGTCTGCTCGACCGCGTGCCGGGCCGCGGTCAGGTCGATCCCGACCAGGCGGCCGTCGCGCTTCACGATCCGCCCGCCGACCAGCACGGTGTGCACGTCGCCGCGCCCGGCCTGGAAGGCGATGTGGCCGTGCGGGTTCAGCAGCGGGAAGGAGACCGGCGAGTGCTCGTTCTTGACCAGCACGAGGTCGGCCTTCTTCCCCACCTCGACGCTGCCCAGGTCGTCCTGGCCCAGGGCCGCCGCGCCGCCGCGGGTGGCCCATTCGACGACCTGGTCGGCCCGTAGCGCCGTGTGGGTGACGGTCTCGCCGAGGGCGTGCGCCTCGAGGTGGGCGCGGGAGCGGTCGGCCCCGAGCGTGGTGCGCATGGCGGAGAAGAGGTCGGCGCTCCACCAGACGCTGGTGTCCATCGACAGCGACACCGGGATGCCGTGGCGGCGCAGGGCCCAGGTGGAGGGGTAGCCCTGCCCGGCGCTCTGCTCGCTCTCGGTGGAGACCGAGACCGACCCGCCGGTGGCGGCGATGCGCTGGTACGAGTCGTGCGACAGGGAAGAGCCGTGCACGTAGACGGTCTCCGGGGTCATGAAGCCGTTCTCGTACATCAGGCGGATGCTGTCGTCGCCGGTGGCGCCCCAGACGCCGGCGTGCGTGGTGACCGGCACGCCCAGCTCGCGGGCCACCTCGAACGCGGCCCTCTCGGGGAAGGCCGGGTCGCCGGTCACGTCGAAGGCCAGCTGGAAGCCGAGCATCTCGTCACCGGTGATGCGGCGCTCGACGAAGTCGCGGAACTGGGGAGTGGCGGTCCAGATGTCGGGGGAGGCCTGGATGTTGCCGTAGGCCAGCACGAAGCGGCCGGGCACGGCCTGGAGGGCGTCGACCGCGGCATCGGCGTGCCCGGGGGTCTGCAGGCCGTGGGACCAGTCGACGGTGGTGGTCACGCCCGCGTCCAGCGCCTCGATCGCGCCGAGCAGGTTGCCCGCGTGGATGTCTTCGGGGCGGAACGTCTTCCCGTGCTCCAGGTAGTACCAGACGAAGTACTGGGTGAGGGTCCAGTCGGCGCCGTAGCCGCGCATCGCGGTCTGCCACAGGTGGCGGTGGGTGTCGATCATGCCGGGCATCACGATGCCGTCACTCGCATCGATCTCGATCGTGCCGTCGGGCAGGTCCCTCAGGTCCGGCCCGATCGCGGCGATCTTTCCGTCGACCACGAGCACGTCGTGCCCGGACAGCACCCGGCGGGTCGCGTCGACGGTGAGGACGGTGCCGCCGCGGAACAGGACGGGCCGGTCGGTGGGGTTCGTCATGGAGGGGCTCCACACTCACGGACGCATGTCCGCCATCGCGCCATTGGGATGAGCAGCACCTTCCGCCCGATGCCGATCCGTTGTCAAGGCTTGACCCGAGCGGCCCGACCTCGCAGAATCATTCAACGGACGAGTGTCCGCTGTGCGGACGTAAGGATTTCCTGACATGCCAAGCAGCTCTGACGGACCGCTCGCGGGGATCCTGGTCGCCGATTTCTCGCGGATCCTGGCCGGCCCCTACGCCACCATGCTGCTCGCCGATCTGGGGGCCGACGTGGTCAAGGTCGAGGGGCCCCGGGGGGACGACACGCGCACCTGGATGCCGCCGGTCCGGGAGGAGGTGTCCACCTACTACCTCGGGGTCAACCGGGGTAAACGGTCGATCGCCCTGGACCTGCGCCAGGAGGCCGACGCCCGGGTCGCCCGCGAACTGGCTCGCCGGGCCGACGTCGTCATCGAGAACTTCAAACCCGGCGGGCTGGCCAAGTACGGTCTCGACTTCGACGCGGTGCGGGCGGGGAACCCCGGGGTCGTGTACTCGTCGATCAGCGGATTCGGTTCCGGGGCGGGCAAGGACGTGCCCGGTTACGACCTGATGGTGCAGGCCGTCTCCGGGCTGATGAGCCTGACCGGTGACCCCGACGGATCACCGTTCCGGGCCGGTATCTCGGTGTTCGACGTGATGGCGGGCAACCACGCCACCATCGGCATCCTGGCGGCTCTGCGCCACCGTGACCGCACCGGCCAGGGGCAGCACGTCGAGGTCAACCTGCTCTCCTCGGCGCTGACCGGCCTGGTCAACCACAGCTCGGCCTGGGTCGCGGGCGGCGTGGTGCCCTACCGGATGGGTAACGCGCACCCGAGCCTGTTTCCCTACGAGCCACTCCCGACGGCCGACAACGACCTGATCGTGACGGCCGGCAACGACGGCCAGTTCCGCAAGCTCTGCCAGGTGCTCGGGGTGCCCGAACTGGCCGAGGACCCACGCTTCGCCGGGAACGCCGACCGCACCCGCAACCGGGAGGAACTGCGGCCGCTGCTGGTGGCCGAGCTGGCCCGTCACGGCGCCCTGGAATGGTTCGAGCTGCTCACCGCGGCCGGAGTGCCCAGCGGCCCGATCAACACCATCGACGGCGGGTTCGCGATGGCCGAGCGGTTCGGGCTGGACCCGATCGTCGAGGTCGGCGAAGGGGAGCGGGCCGTCCCGACCACCCGTCACCCGATCCGTTTCTCCGAGACCCCGGCCCAGTACCGGCTGCCGCCGCCGGGCCTCGACGAGCACGGTGACGAACTGCGCCAGTGGCTGGAGGCCCCCGCATGACCGGCAGGACGGGCACGAACGAGAAGTACCGGACCGCGCTGGGCGCCTCGTCCCGGCACCACATCACCCTGCTCGGCCAGGACCTGGCGGACGACGTGATGGGCACGGTCGGCTTCGGTGAGCTGGCCTTCTGGCTGGCCACCCAGCGCCGCCCCACCCCGGGGGAGACCCGGGTCTTCGAGGCCGTGCTGGCCGCCCTGGCCGACCACGGTTTCACCCCGACCGCCATCACCGCCC from Kineosporia sp. NBRC 101731 carries:
- the pepN gene encoding aminopeptidase N; translation: MAGNLTRDEAAERSRLLTVHTYAVELDLTTGPDTFRSATVVRFDASRPGASTFAELFGANVLEASLNGAALPAGQNGRITLPDLAAENTLRVVADVDYSHTGQGLHRFTDPVDGRVYLHSQFATADAQRMFACFDQPDLKARYEFTVTAPADWEVVSNAAHTSVEEVAAGRRWRFAPTDVLSTYLAVIVAGPYHVATGEYRNDPLGTGEIVIPLRALCRQSLAPHFDADEILDVTRRGFDFYQAAFGMTYPFGKYDQAFVPEFNLGAMENPGCVTFTETYVFRSRVTDAEHERRASTILHEMAHMWFGDLVTMQWWDDLWLNESFATYAAALSQTGATRWTDAWGTFADSAKARAYRQDQLSTTHPIAADIPDIRSMEVNFDAITYQKGASVLKQLVATIGQETFLAALRRYFARHAWGTATLGDLLAALTDETGRDMSGWSAQWLETTGPNTLRADFTLDESGAFSSFAIVQSAPEGHPTLRSHRIAIGLYDDQAGEIVRRRRVELDVQGPRTQVPALLGQARGDLVLVNDDDLTYAKVRLDETSLNTVLSSIGRISDPLAQAVSWTVIWDLVRDAELSPARYAEVVMAGVGSVSNASVRRTLLAQAVFAVKAYVPTAQRPAALTELADGLLGHAVAAEPGSHEQLALVRAFVAAASSGGQLSVLEELLSDEGTGLLVGVVVDADLRWSLLLRLVATGRAGQERIDAELAADPTDKGRQQAAACSAAIPSVEAKTAAWQEFVAGEQPLNTLRWALDGFFTAEHTDLVEGWAQAYFDVLTQVADVWPSERVQTFARGAYPPARSQADLPALTEQYLAQAQPPAWLRRLVLEGRDEVVRARLILAG
- a CDS encoding alpha-amylase family protein translates to MGETRMSARSSSLTAIAVFAAIGLPLGGIAALQHSDTTPPLAGPGRTDVMANLFEWNWASVASECTDVLGPAGYAGVQVSQPADSLRRTELGNGSDTVLHPWWEIYQPVSYGLTSRMGTEAQFRAMVKTCRQAGVKVYVDAVVNHMTGQGSVSYGGTTYSHFAYPGLYDASDFHQKGTDCPSSTGGIEDFNHLQQVRTCELVGLADLRTDKPKVQNELAAYLNRLIGYGVSGFRVDAAKHVGQDDMIALQKKLNRTLDGDKPYVALEVFGGGPGTLSPEAFTGAGAVLGLDADIQLKNAFKSYPADATGSLATLRDFGAGLPPSGKTLSFVQNHDTERNGDSLNYKDGATNLLAQQFLLAYGYGTPQVYSSFAWSTADASPPSSADGLITDTDCTSQAWVCVHAEKAVTGLVSFHNHVGRAPVTNWWDNGGNVIAFSRGKAGWVALNNDKAPHTETFGTGLAAGTYCDVTRGSVTKGRCSGPTVTVDARGQARVTVPAKGAVAFTKADRV
- a CDS encoding NAD(P)H-dependent oxidoreductase, translating into MRVHIVNAHLTYPNWSEGALTRTMVEAARTHLLDLGHEVTETRIEDSYDPQIEVQRHLDAQLVILQTPVNWFGAPWIYKRYVDEVFNAGLHSKKFLETDGRTRSDPTRQYGTGGHLHGRGFFVSSTWNAPAATFSNADSVLLGGKSVDDLLLGVTTSYAFVGYTVLESYGLYDIFRSPSDVEVGIKAYAAHLDRQLAALDVPPAATPDLPS
- a CDS encoding helix-turn-helix transcriptional regulator, translating into MDGPNEIREFLISRRNRLTPAQAGLPDFGGRRRVVGLRREEVALLAGMSVEYYVRLERGNASGVSESILEGISRALQLDDAERDHLYDLVRYANRGARPRNRRDAGRLEQVRPVVQQILDQMRDVPALVQNGRLDVLAVNDLAAAVYAPLYEQPQRPANFGRFIFLDPRAQEFHRNWDEAAAQTVALLRAEAGRVPHDRRLTALVGELSTRSDHFRHLWAAHDVREHRASVNRFHHPVVGDLELVCEGMELTNNRGLILIAYAALDQPSQDALRLLGSWSAVTSGEAADQL
- a CDS encoding amidohydrolase family protein, with translation MTNPTDRPVLFRGGTVLTVDATRRVLSGHDVLVVDGKIAAIGPDLRDLPDGTIEIDASDGIVMPGMIDTHRHLWQTAMRGYGADWTLTQYFVWYYLEHGKTFRPEDIHAGNLLGAIEALDAGVTTTVDWSHGLQTPGHADAAVDALQAVPGRFVLAYGNIQASPDIWTATPQFRDFVERRITGDEMLGFQLAFDVTGDPAFPERAAFEVARELGVPVTTHAGVWGATGDDSIRLMYENGFMTPETVYVHGSSLSHDSYQRIAATGGSVSVSTESEQSAGQGYPSTWALRRHGIPVSLSMDTSVWWSADLFSAMRTTLGADRSRAHLEAHALGETVTHTALRADQVVEWATRGGAAALGQDDLGSVEVGKKADLVLVKNEHSPVSFPLLNPHGHIAFQAGRGDVHTVLVGGRIVKRDGRLVGIDLTAARHAVEQTVEHLRASIGEEAWQQGMNPDVPETKILDNPYTYTDYQSSSTRSNG
- a CDS encoding CoA transferase; the protein is MPSSSDGPLAGILVADFSRILAGPYATMLLADLGADVVKVEGPRGDDTRTWMPPVREEVSTYYLGVNRGKRSIALDLRQEADARVARELARRADVVIENFKPGGLAKYGLDFDAVRAGNPGVVYSSISGFGSGAGKDVPGYDLMVQAVSGLMSLTGDPDGSPFRAGISVFDVMAGNHATIGILAALRHRDRTGQGQHVEVNLLSSALTGLVNHSSAWVAGGVVPYRMGNAHPSLFPYEPLPTADNDLIVTAGNDGQFRKLCQVLGVPELAEDPRFAGNADRTRNREELRPLLVAELARHGALEWFELLTAAGVPSGPINTIDGGFAMAERFGLDPIVEVGEGERAVPTTRHPIRFSETPAQYRLPPPGLDEHGDELRQWLEAPA